The following are encoded in a window of Bacillus xiapuensis genomic DNA:
- a CDS encoding dihydrofolate reductase family protein, which produces MNQNRNAVLFIASSLDGYIATKDESLQWLFDVEGEGDNGFSEFYDTVDTVLMGKKTYDWLMRQETEEFPYKNKECYVFTRSSYKDTENVKFVNDDITNFVNKLKNKVGHNIWVVGGGELLNSFIQEDLVDEFIITIAPSIIGSGIPLFKEGNYQLDLSLKGTKRFNQFIELHYEVKR; this is translated from the coding sequence ATGAATCAAAATCGAAATGCCGTATTATTCATTGCATCAAGTTTAGATGGATACATTGCTACAAAAGATGAGTCTCTGCAGTGGTTATTTGATGTAGAAGGGGAAGGTGATAATGGATTTTCGGAGTTTTATGATACGGTTGATACCGTTTTAATGGGGAAAAAAACTTACGATTGGTTAATGAGACAAGAAACTGAAGAGTTCCCGTATAAAAATAAAGAATGCTATGTGTTTACAAGATCTTCTTATAAGGATACTGAGAATGTGAAGTTTGTTAATGATGACATTACTAATTTTGTAAATAAACTAAAAAACAAAGTCGGTCATAACATCTGGGTAGTCGGTGGGGGTGAATTGTTAAATTCTTTTATTCAAGAGGATTTAGTGGATGAATTCATTATAACCATTGCGCCTTCCATAATAGGCAGCGGAATCCCCTTATTTAAGGAAGGAAATTACCAATTAGACCTTTCTTTGAAAGGAACGAAAAGATTTAATCAATTTATTGAATTGCATTATGAAGTCAAAAGATAA
- a CDS encoding DUF4256 domain-containing protein, translating to MKMEDGKLLPEQCEEILGILKARFEQNMNRHKGLEWAKVQAKLESNAEKLWSLNEMERTGGEPDVIEYDKEADVYIFCDCSAESPKGRRSVCYDRDALESRKKHKPQNSAMDMAADMGIEILTEEQYRKLQKLGHFDTKTSSWVQTPENIRKLGGALFCDRRYDTVFVYHNGAESYYAARGFRGLLRV from the coding sequence ATGAAAATGGAAGACGGGAAGCTGCTACCTGAACAGTGTGAAGAAATACTCGGAATATTGAAAGCCCGTTTTGAGCAAAACATGAATCGTCACAAAGGGCTTGAATGGGCTAAAGTACAAGCAAAGCTGGAATCAAATGCTGAAAAACTATGGTCGCTAAATGAGATGGAAAGAACCGGCGGTGAACCGGATGTGATTGAGTATGACAAAGAGGCGGATGTATACATTTTTTGTGATTGTTCAGCGGAAAGTCCTAAAGGCCGAAGAAGTGTTTGTTACGACCGGGACGCGCTGGAGTCAAGGAAGAAACACAAGCCGCAAAACAGCGCAATGGACATGGCTGCTGACATGGGGATTGAGATTTTAACAGAAGAACAATACCGCAAGCTGCAGAAGCTTGGACATTTCGATACTAAAACATCGAGCTGGGTGCAGACACCTGAGAATATTAGAAAACTTGGGGGAGCTCTCTTTTGTGATCGCCGCTATGACACGGTTTTTGTGTACCACAATGGAGCGGAATCGTATTATGCTGCTAGGGGCTTCCGCGGCTTGCTGCGGGTCTGA
- a CDS encoding zinc ribbon domain-containing protein yields the protein MNPVYTSQTCPNCSEKNKAQDRKYKCKCGFEIHRDLVGAMNIRCAPVIDGNSQSA from the coding sequence GTGAATCCTGTTTATACGAGTCAAACATGTCCTAACTGTTCTGAAAAGAACAAAGCACAAGACCGCAAATACAAGTGTAAATGCGGATTCGAGATACATCGTGATCTAGTAGGTGCTATGAATATTCGATGTGCACCTGTGATTGATGGTAATAGTCAATCAGCATAG
- a CDS encoding LysM peptidoglycan-binding domain-containing protein codes for MIIHVVKRGESLWSISRRYGITVAQMIAANGLPNPNQLVIGQALIIPSMIRRHTVRAGESLWQIARRYGVTAAAIAQVNAISSAAPLQPGNTLLIPPRRYTVQRGESLQQIAQRFGVTVRELMQANQIQNPQAVSQGTMLVIPFPRPMIDVNAYTINKGEQGGKEVREVGRYLTYVSPFGYIMKADGGLEPIDDAPILQAAQAARVMPLMCITNFTSEDPGSRLAHTILSNTTVQNRLLTNIENTMRTKGYKGLNVDFENVYPADRELYNQFLQRAVNRLRPKGYSVSTAVAPKISSEQKGLLYEAHDYAAHGRIVDFVVLMTYEWGYRFGPPQAISPLNQIKRVLDYAVTVIPKNKIFMGFQVYARDWLLPHVQGQEAETFDMQEAIRRAVKYKAVIQYDQTAQSPFFRYWDEKGRQHEVWFEDARSAQAKFDLVKDYGLRGISYWVLGYPFPQNWVLLEGNFRIRKFR; via the coding sequence ATGATTATTCATGTAGTGAAAAGAGGAGAATCATTATGGAGTATCTCTAGGCGTTATGGGATAACAGTTGCTCAGATGATTGCTGCCAATGGACTTCCCAATCCGAATCAGCTCGTCATTGGCCAGGCGCTTATTATTCCAAGCATGATCCGCCGGCATACCGTTCGAGCTGGGGAATCCTTATGGCAAATTGCCCGTAGATACGGTGTGACGGCCGCAGCGATTGCTCAAGTAAATGCGATTAGCAGTGCAGCTCCTCTCCAGCCGGGAAATACATTGCTCATTCCGCCCCGAAGGTACACTGTGCAGCGCGGCGAAAGCCTGCAGCAAATTGCCCAGCGCTTTGGCGTGACAGTCCGGGAGCTGATGCAAGCGAATCAAATTCAAAATCCTCAAGCGGTTTCTCAAGGAACGATGCTAGTCATTCCTTTTCCTAGACCGATGATTGATGTCAATGCCTATACAATCAATAAAGGAGAACAAGGGGGCAAAGAAGTCCGTGAAGTTGGCAGATATTTAACTTACGTGTCCCCCTTTGGCTACATTATGAAAGCAGACGGCGGATTAGAGCCTATTGATGATGCTCCTATCCTCCAAGCTGCACAAGCAGCGAGAGTGATGCCGTTAATGTGCATCACTAATTTTACAAGCGAAGACCCCGGTTCCCGTTTAGCTCATACCATTCTTTCAAATACGACCGTGCAAAACCGGTTACTCACCAATATTGAAAACACCATGCGAACCAAAGGGTATAAAGGACTTAATGTCGACTTTGAAAACGTTTATCCAGCTGATCGCGAGCTGTATAATCAGTTTTTGCAGCGTGCGGTGAACCGCTTGCGTCCCAAAGGGTATTCCGTTTCCACCGCCGTAGCGCCGAAGATCAGCTCCGAACAGAAAGGACTTTTATATGAAGCCCACGACTACGCCGCTCATGGCAGAATCGTAGACTTTGTCGTATTAATGACCTACGAATGGGGCTATCGCTTCGGACCTCCGCAAGCGATCTCTCCGCTTAATCAAATAAAGCGCGTTCTTGATTATGCGGTCACCGTGATCCCAAAGAATAAAATCTTTATGGGCTTCCAAGTATACGCCCGTGATTGGCTCCTTCCGCATGTCCAAGGCCAGGAAGCAGAAACCTTTGATATGCAAGAAGCGATCCGCCGCGCCGTAAAGTATAAGGCCGTGATCCAGTACGATCAAACGGCGCAATCTCCTTTTTTTCGCTATTGGGACGAAAAAGGCCGCCAGCATGAAGTCTGGTTTGAAGATGCCCGCAGCGCCCAAGCTAAATTTGATCTGGTCAAAGACTATGGCTTACGCGGAATCAGCTACTGGGTACTGGGATATCCATTTCCGCAAAATTGGGTGCTGCTTGAAGGCAACTTTCGCATCCGAAAATTTCGTTAA
- a CDS encoding helix-turn-helix transcriptional regulator — MRADRLMNIMILLQNRGKMTAKELANELEVSDRTILRDMDALTNAGIPIVSERGKEGGWRLLDHFRSKLSGLNIDDMKSLFLFPSGEILEDLGLNKQPLDTRQKLLAAIPDIYRDEAQAMWERIHIDSGTWRQSKEKAFALNTVQQAVWDSKKLKIVYEQADGEQKERLIEPLGLVAKGNKWYLVAARNGELRNYRVSRIHNAKVENETFRRPLNFNLAAYWEQSKVEFVQNLPKYEVQAEIHPEIIKRINFTAKFVEVIKTESPNGDKWIPTTLEFNDKQEAIEFILGFANKIKVVSPKDLRDKVISSAMSVIDFYNNE; from the coding sequence ATGAGAGCAGATAGATTAATGAATATTATGATCTTGTTACAGAACAGAGGAAAAATGACGGCAAAAGAATTAGCTAACGAACTAGAGGTTTCGGATAGAACCATCCTTAGAGATATGGATGCATTAACTAATGCTGGGATCCCAATTGTTTCTGAAAGAGGTAAAGAGGGAGGGTGGCGTCTATTAGATCATTTTCGGAGTAAATTAAGCGGATTAAATATAGATGACATGAAATCTTTATTTCTTTTCCCCTCTGGAGAAATACTTGAAGATTTAGGATTAAATAAGCAGCCGCTTGACACGAGGCAAAAGTTACTTGCAGCAATCCCAGATATTTATCGGGACGAAGCACAAGCAATGTGGGAAAGAATTCATATAGATTCGGGTACTTGGAGGCAATCCAAAGAAAAAGCGTTTGCTCTGAATACCGTGCAACAAGCAGTTTGGGATAGCAAAAAGCTGAAAATTGTCTATGAACAGGCTGATGGGGAGCAAAAAGAAAGGTTAATTGAACCATTAGGATTGGTCGCGAAAGGAAATAAGTGGTACCTGGTGGCTGCCAGAAATGGAGAACTGCGCAATTATAGGGTATCACGCATACACAATGCAAAAGTTGAAAATGAAACTTTTAGAAGGCCGCTTAACTTTAATTTGGCGGCATACTGGGAACAATCAAAAGTGGAGTTTGTGCAAAATTTACCGAAATATGAAGTGCAAGCAGAAATACATCCAGAAATTATAAAAAGAATTAATTTTACAGCTAAGTTTGTTGAAGTTATAAAAACAGAAAGTCCAAATGGAGACAAATGGATACCAACAACTCTAGAATTTAATGATAAGCAAGAGGCTATAGAGTTTATATTGGGATTCGCAAACAAAATAAAGGTCGTTTCCCCTAAAGATCTTCGGGATAAAGTCATATCGTCCGCCATGTCTGTTATTGATTTTTATAATAATGAATGA
- a CDS encoding Hsp20/alpha crystallin family protein — translation MALIPNDPFRQLSIIRKDIDRLFSAFPWDLEGEARQLGNIRVDVHETDHAIIASCDIPGIEKKEDVHIDIENNRLTVSGSINRTHETQDEHMHRRERYSGRFHRTISLPAPVNEEGVKASYKNGVLEITMPKQAQTTKKKIDVDFH, via the coding sequence ATGGCGTTAATTCCTAATGATCCATTTCGGCAGTTATCCATCATCAGAAAAGATATTGACAGACTGTTTTCCGCGTTCCCTTGGGATTTAGAAGGTGAGGCCCGCCAGTTAGGAAACATTCGCGTAGATGTGCATGAAACAGATCATGCGATCATCGCCAGTTGCGACATTCCAGGAATAGAAAAAAAAGAAGACGTGCATATTGACATTGAAAACAATCGGCTGACAGTGAGCGGCTCCATCAACCGCACCCATGAAACCCAAGACGAGCACATGCACAGAAGAGAAAGATACTCAGGCCGCTTTCACCGAACCATCTCTCTTCCTGCTCCAGTAAATGAAGAAGGAGTAAAGGCATCCTATAAAAACGGGGTGCTGGAAATCACTATGCCGAAGCAAGCACAAACAACGAAAAAGAAAATTGATGTAGATTTTCACTAA
- a CDS encoding sensor histidine kinase, with amino-acid sequence MKKSKKLRTIFIEYVVSLGALIITLLLANYSLFTSSAMVYPANYSEKVIQRNYEELKNSPKVTMELLTPMSSFGVYSKDGHYLYGNFSSENKKIIWDTYSNGGNSIGLSNYIVSIVREKDILIINYPLTMQFRSERLREVLPNAELAMVFLFILQLIIVFFLWSNRFAKRVKIELEALLVTTEKIKEQNLDFNVGNSNIEEIGMVLKGIDKMKNSLKIAIEEQWLLEKQKREQVSALAHDIKTPLTIVKGNAELLKETELTKEQKNYCNYIKESSEQMDEYIQKLLTFTKNEIDKEHPNDNIKVIKVLNSLERQSGALSKTKKINTAWKVDIEENLYIKGDENEFERAIMNIIKNAFDFSPKGSTIAIYSVADNYELTIQVIDQGNGFSKKTLKYGKEQFFMENESRTKTGHHGLGLYIANTIITKCNGELTLSNDENGGGAVTVKVPIFQKDD; translated from the coding sequence TATCCGGCAAATTACTCTGAAAAAGTAATTCAAAGGAATTATGAGGAACTAAAGAATTCACCTAAGGTAACAATGGAGTTATTAACACCAATGAGCAGTTTTGGTGTTTATTCAAAAGATGGACACTACTTATATGGGAATTTCTCTTCTGAGAATAAAAAAATAATTTGGGATACCTATAGTAATGGGGGGAATTCAATAGGTTTATCAAATTATATTGTTAGTATAGTAAGAGAAAAGGATATATTGATTATTAACTATCCATTAACTATGCAATTTAGAAGTGAAAGATTGAGGGAAGTTTTGCCTAATGCAGAATTGGCTATGGTTTTTTTATTTATTCTTCAACTTATTATAGTATTTTTCTTGTGGTCTAATAGATTTGCTAAAAGGGTTAAAATTGAATTAGAAGCGCTTCTGGTAACAACGGAAAAAATAAAAGAACAGAACTTAGATTTTAACGTAGGCAATAGTAATATAGAAGAGATAGGTATGGTCCTTAAAGGGATTGATAAGATGAAAAATTCTTTAAAGATTGCGATAGAGGAACAATGGTTATTAGAGAAGCAAAAGAGGGAACAGGTTTCAGCTTTGGCTCATGATATAAAAACTCCTCTTACCATAGTCAAAGGCAATGCCGAATTACTTAAGGAAACAGAATTAACGAAGGAACAAAAAAACTACTGCAATTATATAAAGGAAAGCAGTGAACAAATGGATGAATACATTCAAAAATTATTGACCTTTACAAAAAATGAAATTGATAAAGAACATCCGAATGATAATATCAAGGTTATAAAAGTGCTAAATTCCTTGGAAAGGCAAAGCGGGGCTTTAAGTAAAACGAAAAAAATTAACACAGCCTGGAAAGTGGATATTGAAGAAAATCTCTATATAAAAGGGGATGAAAATGAATTCGAACGTGCAATAATGAATATTATTAAAAATGCATTTGACTTTTCTCCAAAAGGCTCAACTATTGCCATATATAGTGTTGCGGACAATTATGAACTAACTATTCAAGTAATAGATCAGGGCAATGGCTTTTCTAAAAAGACGTTGAAGTATGGAAAAGAACAATTTTTTATGGAAAATGAAAGTAGAACAAAAACTGGACATCATGGGTTAGGTTTATATATTGCAAACACCATTATTACAAAATGTAATGGAGAACTTACATTATCGAATGATGAGAATGGCGGTGGGGCAGTTACAGTTAAGGTTCCGATATTCCAAAAGGATGATTAA
- a CDS encoding malate:quinone oxidoreductase codes for MSNRQTATDVILIGAGIMSATLGSLLKELAPDWKIKVFEKLDKAGQESSNEWNNAGTGHSALCELNYTVEKPDGSIDIRKAIRTNEQFQVSRQFWSHLVNNHLIRNPQEFIMPLPHMSLVQGEENVAFLKKRFEALSNLPLFEGMEFSDDPEKLKEWIPLIMKDRASTEPVAATKIDSGTDVNFGALTRMLFDHLKKQDVELHYKHSVEDLKRTGDGAWEVKVHDLHNGQIEYHKAKFVFIGGGGGSLPLLQKSGIPEGKHIGGFPVSGLFMVCNNPDVIEQHHAKVYGKAKVGAPPMSVPHLDTRFIDNKKSLLFGPFAGFSPKFLKTGSMFDLIGSVKPNNLVTMLAAGAKNMKLTKYLIQQVMLSKEKRMEALREFIPNAKSEDWDLVVAGQRVQVIKDTEAGGKGTLQFGTEVVSAADGTIAALLGASPGASTAVQVMLELLSKCFPDRMSEWEPKIKEMIPSYGVSLMENPELLREIQASTAQALGLNENRPLQTTGGNAK; via the coding sequence ATGAGCAACAGACAAACTGCAACAGACGTTATCTTAATTGGTGCTGGAATCATGAGTGCGACTTTGGGATCACTGCTGAAAGAGTTGGCACCAGACTGGAAGATTAAAGTATTTGAGAAGCTCGACAAAGCCGGACAGGAAAGCTCCAACGAATGGAATAATGCGGGAACGGGGCATTCTGCGCTGTGTGAGCTTAACTATACCGTCGAAAAACCAGACGGATCTATAGATATTCGCAAAGCCATAAGAACGAACGAACAGTTTCAGGTTTCGAGACAGTTTTGGTCTCATCTTGTTAACAATCATTTAATACGCAATCCGCAGGAGTTTATCATGCCGCTGCCTCATATGAGCTTAGTGCAGGGCGAAGAAAATGTAGCTTTTTTAAAAAAACGATTTGAAGCGCTTTCAAACCTTCCTCTGTTTGAAGGAATGGAGTTTTCTGATGATCCAGAAAAACTGAAGGAATGGATTCCGCTTATCATGAAAGACCGCGCATCAACCGAACCGGTAGCTGCCACAAAAATTGACTCTGGAACGGATGTCAATTTTGGCGCATTAACGCGCATGCTGTTTGACCATCTTAAGAAACAGGACGTCGAACTTCATTATAAGCACAGTGTCGAAGATCTTAAACGCACTGGCGATGGCGCTTGGGAAGTGAAAGTTCATGATCTCCATAACGGTCAAATCGAATACCATAAGGCGAAATTTGTCTTTATCGGCGGCGGCGGCGGAAGCCTGCCTTTACTGCAAAAATCCGGTATCCCTGAAGGAAAGCATATTGGAGGATTTCCGGTAAGCGGGCTGTTTATGGTATGCAACAATCCGGATGTTATTGAGCAGCATCATGCTAAAGTGTACGGCAAAGCGAAGGTCGGTGCACCGCCAATGTCTGTTCCGCATCTTGACACAAGATTCATCGACAATAAAAAATCGCTTCTGTTTGGACCGTTTGCCGGCTTCTCGCCTAAATTCTTAAAGACCGGCTCCATGTTTGATCTGATAGGTTCGGTAAAGCCGAATAATCTGGTGACGATGCTGGCAGCAGGCGCTAAAAACATGAAATTAACAAAATATTTGATCCAGCAAGTGATGTTATCGAAAGAAAAGCGCATGGAAGCCTTGCGGGAATTTATTCCGAATGCTAAAAGCGAGGATTGGGATTTAGTCGTAGCAGGCCAGCGCGTGCAAGTGATTAAAGATACGGAAGCTGGCGGTAAAGGAACACTCCAGTTCGGTACGGAAGTTGTAAGCGCCGCCGATGGCACGATAGCCGCTTTGCTTGGGGCTTCTCCGGGTGCTTCTACGGCCGTTCAAGTAATGCTTGAACTGCTGAGCAAATGCTTCCCTGACCGCATGAGCGAATGGGAACCGAAAATTAAAGAAATGATTCCATCGTATGGCGTGTCACTGATGGAAAATCCAGAGCTACTGCGAGAAATCCAAGCTTCAACCGCACAGGCGCTCGGTCTAAATGAAAACAGACCGCTGCAGACGACCGGGGGGAACGCCAAATAA